In the genome of Telluria mixta, the window CGCCGCGATCCTCTGCTCGACCTCGCGCAGGAACGCCGGCGGATAGGACGAATAATAGATGCGCGGCGTGCCGTGCAGGCGGATGTACGTCGACGCCGTCGTCGGCTCATGGGGTCCCGGCTGGCCGGCGGGGGGATCGGCCATCACGCGCGTGACGCCATGTTCGCGCAGCAGCGCGGTCGCCGTGTCGCCGAACCACGTCGGATGGCGGCCTTCCAGCGCGAGCATGCAGGGGAAGCGTGCGCGCAGGCGCGGCAGGAAATCGGCGACGGTGTCCGCATCGAACGCGCCGCTGGGCGGCAGCTGGACGAGCACGCAGCCCAGTTTCGGCCCCAGTTCGCCCGCCTCGCGCACGAAGCGGTCGAGCAACTCGTCCGCGTCGCGCAGCTTCGCCTCGTGCGTGATCGCCTTCGGCAGCTTGACGGAGAAACGGAAGGTGTCCGGCACGCTGGCGGCCCAGCGGGCGTAGGTCTGCGGCTGGTGCGGGCGGTAGAACGACGAGTTGATCTCGACGGCCGGGAACACGGCCGCGTAACGTTCGAGGTGGCTGCCTTCGACGGGGAACGCGGCCGCCACTTCCTTGTTGAGGCCCCAGCCGGCGCAGCCGATCAGGGGCCGATTGACTGCCGTGGATTGCAATTCGCTCATCTGGACCCATGTTGGAGGGCATCCGCCCGGCATCCGATTCTATGCCGAACAGCATGATGGACGGCGCACGCGCCACCGGGCTTAGAATATCGATCACGAACAGGAGGAAACACCATGGCCGAGTCCCTGCACATCGTCTGTCCGCACTGCGACGCCGTCAACCGCGTCGCGGGCGAGCGCCTGGCCGACCAGCCCGTCTGCGGCAAATGCGCGAAGGCGCTGTTCACGGCCCAGCCGACCGACGTCTCGTCCCCCGTTTCGACAAGCACGTCGGGCGCAACGACATCCCCGTCCTCGTCGACTTCTGGGCCGCGTGGTGCGGCCCCTGCCGCATGATGGCGCCCGCGTACGCCCAGGCCGCTGGCCGGCTGGAGCCGCACGTACGGCTGCTGAAGGTCGACACGGAAGCGTCGCAGGACCTGGCCGCGCGCTACAACATCCGCAGCATCCCGACCATCGCGCTGTTCCAGGGCGGCCGCGAGATCGCACGCCAGGCTGGGGCGATGGATGCGAACCGGCTCGTCGCGTGGGTGCAGCAGACGGCGCGCGCCGCCTGAGCGGCCGATCGGTTATCGTAATGGCAATCTAAAACCCGGAGAGATCATGGCCCAGGAACTCGTCTACGAACGCGGCCTCGAGGATGCCAAGCAGTTCGCCCGCATCCTGTACGTCGCGCACGCGCTCACCTTTTTCTTTTCGCTCGGCATGCTGTCGATCCTGGTGCTGATCGTGAATTACATCCGGCGGCCGGACACGGCGGGGACGATGGTGTACAGCCACCACACGTGGATGATCCGGTCGTTCTGGTTCTACCTGATCTGGATGGCGGTCGCCGTGGTGCTTGCCATCACGATCATCGGGATTCC includes:
- a CDS encoding DUF4870 family protein; the protein is MAQELVYERGLEDAKQFARILYVAHALTFFFSLGMLSILVLIVNYIRRPDTAGTMVYSHHTWMIRSFWFYLIWMAVAVVLAITIIGIPIAWLVGAGAWVWMAYRIIRGFLDLNNNRAMPV
- a CDS encoding DUF72 domain-containing protein gives rise to the protein MSELQSTAVNRPLIGCAGWGLNKEVAAAFPVEGSHLERYAAVFPAVEINSSFYRPHQPQTYARWAASVPDTFRFSVKLPKAITHEAKLRDADELLDRFVREAGELGPKLGCVLVQLPPSGAFDADTVADFLPRLRARFPCMLALEGRHPTWFGDTATALLREHGVTRVMADPPAGQPGPHEPTTASTYIRLHGTPRIYYSSYPPAFLREVEQRIAAMAQPGADLWCIFDNTAEGHSVPNALDVLRGTDESWSARPSASTAS